AGCAGCCCCTCTATACCCTGAAAGAATGTTTTCACGGCCATCTCAAACTGAATCACGCCCTGCATGAGCAGATCATTCTGCTCTCGGTCAAATCCAAGAATATTCAGGCGGTTGAGCCTGAGAACGCTTTAGAAGTGAACAAATTGGGCCGGGGCGTTTTTCAGGTAACTGCCAGCTATGGCTTTATGCAGTCGCCGGATATTCCCCGCCGGCTCACGGCTTGCCCTGATTTTAAAGCCTGGCTCATACCTGAAAACACCACTTATTTTATCGGGCATCAGACGCTGCTGCTGGAGCAGAACAAATCCCGCATGGCCAAGTGGCGTCGTGCGCTGTTTGTGTTTATGTCCCGCAAGGCCTGGTCGGCCGCCGGTTTTTTTAACCTGCCCCGTGAGCGCGTAATAGAGATTGGCATGCAGGTTGAAATCTGATTATTTTCAGACCAAACAAAAGAGGGGCTCAGATGAGCCCCTCTTTTTGTTGTTCTCTGCTTAAATCGTAGCAGAACCTGTTTTCAGGGCTGCTTTGAGATATTCACGCCGCATGGTCGCGATATTTTCAATCGAAATGCCTTTGGGGCAAACTGCTTCGCATTCGCCATGGTTTGAGCAATTGCCAAAGCCTTCAGCATCCATTTGCTCAATCATGCGCAGGGCCCGGCGGGTCGCCTCAGGCTTGCCTTGGGGCAAATGCGCGTATTGAGCAATTTTAGCCCCCACAAACAGGGCTGCAGAGGCATTCGGACAAGCTGCCACACAGGCGCCACAGCCAATACAGGCAGCAGCAAAGAAGGATTTATCGGCTTCCTCTTTACCAATCGGAATTGAATTGGCATCCTGGGCACAGCCCGTATTGACACCGACATAGCCACCGGCTTGAATAATCCGGTCAAAGGCAGAACGATCCACGACCAAATCCTTGATCACCGGAAAAGCTTCCGAGCGCCAGGGTTCAATCGTAATCGTATCGCCATCGCGGAAGGTACGCATATGCAACTGGCAAGTTGCAGTGCGTCGGGCGGGGCCATGGGGCACGCCATCAACGACCACCCCACAGGTGCCGCAAATGCCTTCACGACAGTCGTAATCATATTCAATCGGCTCTTCTTTGCCCTCTTTGATCAGCTTTTCATTGAGCACGTCCAGCATTTCCAAAAAAGACATATGACTGGAAACATTGTCCAATTCATAATCATGTAAGGCACCGGGGCTGTCTGGCCCTTTTTGGCGCCAGATACGCAACTTCATTCGCATTTTATCAGACATGGTGCTACTCCTTACTTATAGCTTCGTTGAGAGGGTTTAACATCATTAAATTCCAGCGCTTCCTTGTGCAGAACCGGCTGGCTCAGATTTCCGGAATATTCCCAGGCAGCGGCATAGCTATACGCTTCATCGTTGCGCTTGGCTTCGCCTTCTTCGGTCTGGTATTCTTCGCGGAAATGGCCTCCGCAGGATTCTTGACGGTGCAGGGCATCCAGTGCCATCAGTTCGCCCAGTTCCAAGAAATCTGCAACCCGGCTGGCAAACTCAAGGTTTTTATTCCAGCCATCGGCCGTGCCAGGAATTCTGACATTCTGCCAAAATTCTTCACGCAGTTTGGGAATTTCTTGCAAGACCTGGGTCAAGCCTTCTTCAGTGCGTGACATGCCGACATAATCCCACATTTTCAGACCCAATTCGCGATACAGCTCCATCACGGTGCGTTCCCCTTTGATCGAGAGCAGTTTATCGATTTGGCCCTGAATTTCAGCCCGCACGCCTTTGAAGGCTTCGTGCTGTTCGGGATCGACTTTGACGGGGGATTTTCCGGCCAGATAATCGCCAATGGTATAGGGCACCACGAAATAGCCATCTGCCAGACCCTGCATCAGGGCGCTGGCGCCCAAACGGTTGGCACCGTGGTCAGAGAAATTGGCTTCACCCAGGGCAAAAAGGCCTGGAATGGTGGTCATCAGGTTATAATCCACCCACAGACCGCCCATGGTATAGTGTACGGCTGGATAAATCTTCATCGGCACTTCATAGGGATTTTCACCGGTAATCCGCTCATACATTTCAAACAGATTGCCATAGCGATCTTCCACGGCCTTGCGGCCCAAGCGCTGAATCGATTCGGCAAAGTCGAGATAGACTGCCAAACCCGTTTCACCCACGCCCCGGCCTTCATCGCAAACATATTTAGCATTGCGGGAAGCCACGTCACGGGGCACAAGGTTGCCGAAACTGGGGTAACGGCGTTCGAGATAATAATCGCGTTCGTCTTCAGGAATTTCTCCCGGTGGACGTTTATCTCCCGCTTTTTTGGGCACCCAGACCCGGCCATCATTGCGCAGAGATTCGCTCATCAGCGTCAACTTGGACTGGTAATCGCCTGAAACAGGGATACAGGTCGGGTGAATCTGGGTAAAGCAGGGATTGGCGAAATAAGCCCCGCGCTTGTGGCAGCGCCAGGCAGCCGTGGCATTGGAATTCATGGCGTTGGTAGAGAGGAAATAGACATTGCCATATCCGCCAGTGCAAAGCAAGACGGCATCCCCCGCATAGGATTCCAATTCGCCGGTTTTGAGGTTGCGCATGACCACCCCTTTGGCGGCTCCGTCAATTACCACCAAATCCAGCATTTCGCGGTAGGTGAAGAGTTCAACCTTACCCGCATCGACCTGACGCATCATGGCGCCATAGGCTCCCAACAGCAATTGCTGACCTGTTTGGCCAGAAGCATAGAAAGTACGCGAAACCTGTGCGCCCCCAAACGAACGATTCGAAAGCATGCCGCCGTATTCACGGGCAAAGGGCACACCTTGGGCTACGCACTGGTCGATAATGCTGACGCTGACCTGGGCCAGACGGTAGACATTGGCTTCACGGGCGCGGAAATCGCCCCCCTTGACGGTGTCATAAAACAGACGCCAAACGCTGTCCCCATCATTCTGATAGTTTTTGGCAGCGTTGATTCCGCCCTGGGCAGCAATACTGTGCGCGCGACGGGGAGAGTCTGAAATACAGAAAGACTTGACGTTATACCCCAGTTCAGCCAGGGTGGCAGCCGCAGAAGCGCCGGCCAGACCTGTGCCAATCACCAGCACGGTATATTTACGTTTATTGGCGGGATTGACGACTTTAATCCCGGCTTTATAGCTGTCCCATTTATCTGATACCTGACCAGAGGGAATATGGGCCTGGAGGGGAGTACCCTCTTGAATATTCAGCTTACTCATTGCTGTAACCTCCAATTAATGCGCGGCCGGAACCATATAACAAACCCAGAGGGGCAACGCCAGGAAGCCCACAGCCAGGAGTACGGCCAGAAGAACGCCGAGACCATGAATCACAGGCGTATAACGAGGATGATAGGCTCCCAGCGACTGGAAAGCACTCCAGAAACCATGGCTGAGATGGCTGCCCAAAAACAGCATCACCAGGGTATAAGCCCAGGCAATGACAGGATTATGAAAAGCCGCCACAACAGGTTTATACAGGTTGATCACTTCTGCGCCATGCACGATCACCTGTTCGGGATTGACACGGGTCTGAAAACGAAACATCCAGACATGCGCCACCAAAAACACCAGCAGCACAAGTCCGGTATAAATCATACTTTGTGAAGCCATTGTTTTACGGCTGGGTTTCCCTGCGTTCCCCTTCACCGCATAGCGGCTCTTACGGGCTGCGCGGTTCTGAGAGGTTACACTAAAGGCAAAGATAATATGAAAGACGAAAACAGCCATCAGGCCCAATTCGGCCAGACGGATCAAGGGGCCCAGACTTTCAAGCTTCAGTACATAACTGTTAAAGGCTTCAGCCCCAAAGAAAAGGGTTAAATTGCCGGCGAGGTGAATGACAATAAATGCCACCAGCGCCAGGCCACTTAAACCCATGATATATTTGCGACCCACGGTTGAATCAAAAATAGACAGGATAGACTCAATTGCGTTAGGTTTGGCAGTATTATTTTCTGCGTTTTGCATACGGGTTCCTGCTCTTAAGAAATTGATGCTTTACGGCACATATACCATAGCATGAAGTGCAGATCACTGGTAACACACCGCATCTATTTAAGCTATGCGGCCTGTTCAAGCTTTCGGTCAAGTTTACGGCAAGGTGCTCAAGCGTTCACTTTCAGGCTGTGTTTCACAAACCAACGAAAGGTGCCTTCAGTTTAAAAGCATCTTTGAAAACTGTACATGATCCGGATCAAGTTCGCGTAAAATTCTGGTTTATTTTTGATAAAGATATGCTTTAAGCCATAAAATCAGGGCTTCAGTACTGCGGGTTTGGCCAAAAATCAGAGCATTCCGTTCTCTCAGCAGCAAACGACACTGACGGTTCCAGTCTTTTTCCTGGGCCAGGCGCACTGCGATTTGTATATAGTCCTCTGGCGTCTGGGCCACACCAAAATCCAAGCCCATGGCCTGATAA
The window above is part of the bacterium (Candidatus Blackallbacteria) CG13_big_fil_rev_8_21_14_2_50_49_14 genome. Proteins encoded here:
- the sdhA gene encoding succinate dehydrogenase flavoprotein subunit (part of four member succinate dehydrogenase enzyme complex that forms a trimeric complex (trimer of tetramers); SdhA/B are the catalytic subcomplex and can exhibit succinate dehydrogenase activity in the absence of SdhC/D which are the membrane components and form cytochrome b556; SdhC binds ubiquinone; oxidizes succinate to fumarate while reducing ubiquinone to ubiquinol), producing the protein MSKLNIQEGTPLQAHIPSGQVSDKWDSYKAGIKVVNPANKRKYTVLVIGTGLAGASAAATLAELGYNVKSFCISDSPRRAHSIAAQGGINAAKNYQNDGDSVWRLFYDTVKGGDFRAREANVYRLAQVSVSIIDQCVAQGVPFAREYGGMLSNRSFGGAQVSRTFYASGQTGQQLLLGAYGAMMRQVDAGKVELFTYREMLDLVVIDGAAKGVVMRNLKTGELESYAGDAVLLCTGGYGNVYFLSTNAMNSNATAAWRCHKRGAYFANPCFTQIHPTCIPVSGDYQSKLTLMSESLRNDGRVWVPKKAGDKRPPGEIPEDERDYYLERRYPSFGNLVPRDVASRNAKYVCDEGRGVGETGLAVYLDFAESIQRLGRKAVEDRYGNLFEMYERITGENPYEVPMKIYPAVHYTMGGLWVDYNLMTTIPGLFALGEANFSDHGANRLGASALMQGLADGYFVVPYTIGDYLAGKSPVKVDPEQHEAFKGVRAEIQGQIDKLLSIKGERTVMELYRELGLKMWDYVGMSRTEEGLTQVLQEIPKLREEFWQNVRIPGTADGWNKNLEFASRVADFLELGELMALDALHRQESCGGHFREEYQTEEGEAKRNDEAYSYAAAWEYSGNLSQPVLHKEALEFNDVKPSQRSYK
- a CDS encoding succinate dehydrogenase translates to MQNAENNTAKPNAIESILSIFDSTVGRKYIMGLSGLALVAFIVIHLAGNLTLFFGAEAFNSYVLKLESLGPLIRLAELGLMAVFVFHIIFAFSVTSQNRAARKSRYAVKGNAGKPSRKTMASQSMIYTGLVLLVFLVAHVWMFRFQTRVNPEQVIVHGAEVINLYKPVVAAFHNPVIAWAYTLVMLFLGSHLSHGFWSAFQSLGAYHPRYTPVIHGLGVLLAVLLAVGFLALPLWVCYMVPAAH